A window from Halomicrobium urmianum encodes these proteins:
- the pstA gene encoding phosphate ABC transporter permease PstA gives MSDVEAPALVRERGTAGESLATALLAVAALGFLAGWAALFQWLDEGSAPLGVGLFDWLGGALAVLGVGLVAVGLAARLGYVDATPSPSAGVPVAVVYGLLWSAGGGSVGVALFGAAPIWLPLALAAGAAGSGVALFAREDLGATAPAAAVLVPAGVAVAAGPIGPGWTWEPAWSSAVFPGSELAPILVVAGSVLGAWVAAKARDGFGARGRETGARVLVGTVVFGTLGVLALLIGFIVVNGLGAVLTGASLNGGRLTVPVIGVALPWIEVPFLTNVTGGLFVDVPGVLPAVVGTLWLVAGAVAFAVPLGVGAAVFLTEYAERGRFTQVVEVATNGLWSTPSIVFGLFGLAFLVPRISGGNSILVGQLVLGFMLLPLVLITSRESLKSVPDEYRDASAALGVSKWQTIRSAVLPAAMPGTITGTILGVGRIAGETAPLLLVFGGAPYPNSTPDVLGSFELTAQPPFVTNEALLSPASALPYQLYSTITAGVFPKEVFTNQEFGWGTALVLLLVVIGLYAIGVASRLYFRRKLHE, from the coding sequence ATGAGCGACGTCGAGGCACCCGCGCTGGTGCGCGAGCGAGGTACCGCCGGCGAGTCGCTCGCGACGGCGCTGCTGGCGGTCGCCGCGCTCGGCTTCCTGGCCGGGTGGGCGGCATTGTTCCAGTGGCTCGACGAGGGCAGCGCTCCCCTCGGCGTCGGCCTCTTCGACTGGCTCGGCGGCGCGCTCGCCGTCCTCGGAGTCGGGCTCGTCGCAGTGGGTCTCGCCGCGCGGTTGGGCTACGTCGACGCGACGCCGTCCCCGTCGGCGGGCGTCCCGGTCGCCGTCGTCTACGGCCTTCTGTGGTCGGCCGGCGGGGGCTCCGTCGGGGTGGCCCTGTTCGGGGCCGCCCCGATCTGGCTCCCGCTCGCGCTGGCGGCGGGCGCCGCCGGATCCGGCGTCGCTCTGTTCGCGCGGGAGGACCTGGGTGCGACGGCACCGGCGGCCGCCGTGCTGGTCCCGGCGGGCGTCGCGGTCGCCGCCGGCCCGATCGGACCGGGCTGGACGTGGGAACCGGCCTGGTCCTCGGCCGTCTTCCCCGGGAGCGAACTGGCGCCGATCCTGGTCGTCGCCGGGTCGGTGCTGGGCGCCTGGGTCGCCGCGAAGGCCCGCGACGGCTTCGGTGCACGGGGCCGCGAGACGGGCGCGCGGGTGCTCGTCGGGACCGTCGTGTTCGGCACGCTCGGCGTGCTGGCGCTGCTGATCGGCTTCATCGTCGTCAACGGGCTGGGCGCGGTGCTGACCGGGGCCAGCCTGAACGGCGGCCGACTGACGGTGCCGGTGATCGGCGTCGCGCTGCCGTGGATCGAGGTCCCGTTCCTGACGAACGTCACCGGCGGGCTGTTCGTCGATGTGCCCGGCGTCCTCCCGGCGGTCGTCGGGACCCTGTGGCTGGTGGCGGGCGCCGTCGCCTTCGCCGTCCCGCTGGGCGTCGGCGCGGCCGTCTTCCTCACCGAGTACGCCGAGCGGGGCCGGTTCACGCAGGTCGTCGAGGTGGCCACAAACGGTCTCTGGAGCACGCCGAGCATCGTGTTCGGCCTGTTCGGGCTGGCCTTCCTCGTGCCGCGGATCAGCGGCGGCAACTCCATCCTCGTCGGCCAGCTCGTCCTCGGGTTCATGCTGCTCCCGCTCGTGCTGATCACGAGCCGGGAGTCGCTCAAGTCGGTGCCCGACGAGTACCGCGACGCCAGCGCCGCGCTCGGCGTGAGCAAGTGGCAGACGATCCGCAGCGCCGTGCTGCCCGCGGCGATGCCGGGCACCATCACCGGGACCATCCTCGGGGTCGGCCGCATCGCCGGCGAGACGGCGCCGCTCTTGCTCGTGTTCGGAGGTGCGCCCTACCCCAACTCGACGCCGGACGTACTGGGATCGTTCGAGCTGACCGCCCAGCCGCCGTTCGTCACCAACGAGGCGCTGCTATCGCCGGCCAGCGCGCTGCCCTACCAGCTGTACTCGACGATCACCGCCGGCGTGTTCCCCAAGGAGGTCTTCACGAACCAGGAGTTCGGCTGGGGGACGGCGCTCGTCCTGCTGCTCGTCGTGATCGGACTGTACGCCATCGGAGTGGCGAGTCGACTGTACTTCCGGAGGAAACTTCATGAGTAA
- a CDS encoding MBL fold metallo-hydrolase has translation MDIRFLGGAGEVGRSAILVNDRLLLDYGMKSGNPPQFPGDADPDAVVVSHGHLDHVGAVPSLLSGDARPSIHWTPPTYELTLTLARDTLKLHGVSASGARGGSKRRRRFGGTMRCPFTETDVQRVTQVSKTHGYRETFEAAGHEVTFFDAGHIPGSAHVLVDDGETRLFYTGDFHTADQQLVSKTTARPDADAVICESTYSDVEHDDRSAVEEQFVESVERTLWEGGTVVITAFAIGRTQEMMLICEEYDIPCYVDGMGKQVTEMLQQYPEFVRDADAFRRAKSHARFVTGRDGQRRRIAEQNTAVITTSGMLSGGPAMTYIPAVRANPTNKIALTGYQVEGTPGRRLLDTGRAEIDGRVMPVSAGVEWYDFSAHADRDGLLDLLSEYGDSRVLVNHGDRCAAFAGELADEGYEASAPEPGDEVVV, from the coding sequence ATGGATATTCGGTTTCTGGGCGGTGCGGGAGAAGTCGGCCGGAGCGCGATCCTGGTCAACGATCGCCTCCTGCTCGACTACGGAATGAAATCGGGAAACCCGCCGCAGTTCCCGGGTGACGCCGATCCCGACGCGGTCGTGGTGAGTCACGGCCACCTCGACCACGTCGGTGCGGTCCCGTCGTTGCTCAGCGGCGACGCCCGCCCGTCAATTCACTGGACGCCCCCGACGTACGAACTGACGCTGACGCTCGCGCGGGACACGCTGAAGTTACACGGCGTCTCCGCGAGCGGAGCGAGGGGAGGCTCGAAGCGTCGAAGACGCTTCGGCGGCACCATGCGGTGTCCCTTCACCGAAACGGACGTCCAGCGCGTGACGCAGGTCTCGAAGACACACGGCTATCGCGAGACGTTCGAGGCCGCGGGCCACGAGGTGACGTTTTTCGACGCGGGCCACATCCCCGGCTCGGCGCACGTCCTCGTCGACGACGGGGAAACGCGACTATTCTACACCGGAGACTTCCATACAGCAGACCAACAGCTGGTGTCCAAGACTACCGCTCGCCCCGATGCAGACGCGGTGATCTGCGAGAGTACGTACTCGGACGTCGAACACGACGACCGTTCCGCGGTAGAGGAGCAGTTCGTCGAAAGCGTCGAGCGGACGCTCTGGGAGGGCGGCACCGTCGTGATCACCGCGTTCGCCATCGGCCGGACGCAGGAGATGATGCTCATCTGTGAGGAATACGACATTCCCTGTTACGTCGATGGGATGGGGAAGCAGGTAACAGAGATGCTCCAGCAGTATCCCGAGTTCGTTCGCGACGCAGATGCGTTTCGACGAGCGAAATCCCACGCACGGTTCGTCACCGGCCGCGACGGCCAGCGCAGGCGCATCGCCGAACAGAACACGGCGGTTATAACGACGAGCGGGATGCTCTCCGGCGGCCCGGCGATGACGTACATCCCGGCGGTCCGCGCGAACCCGACCAACAAGATCGCGCTCACGGGCTACCAGGTGGAGGGCACGCCCGGGCGCCGTCTGCTCGACACCGGCCGCGCCGAGATAGACGGCCGCGTGATGCCCGTCAGCGCGGGGGTCGAGTGGTACGACTTCTCCGCGCACGCCGACCGCGACGGCCTGCTCGACCTGCTCTCGGAGTACGGGGACAGCCGGGTCCTGGTCAACCACGGCGACCGCTGTGCGGCCTTCGCCGGTGAGCTCGCCGACGAGGGCTACGAGGCGTCGGCGCCCGAACCGGGCGACGAGGTCGTCGTCTGA
- the pstC gene encoding phosphate ABC transporter permease subunit PstC, translating to MAAATDRALSYHSRAEDGAAAVHASMALSVLATVLLFMAGSRWTVVPFLAFVATVAVGWIRRQAATARALTFLATVATVAVLGLIVAFLLARSVPAVRAMGLDLVTRTEAPLWGGEGGRIWSLAPMIVGTAVTTVIATLIAAPLGVAGAVFVSEMAPGRVREVVKPGIELLAGIPSITYGFVGLTVLNQYFYEEFRTPTIGNHFAAGLMIGVMALPTVVTVAEDALSAVPDSMKRGSLAVGTTEWQTTRSVTVPAALSGVSAGVLLGVGRAMGETMAATVMLSHTKGFPTPVFDAFSNFGETLTTVIAFEGGNASGLHMSALFAAGVVLFVTVMALSVASQWIEWRMRRTLGGDR from the coding sequence ATGGCTGCAGCCACTGACCGGGCGCTGAGCTACCACTCCCGGGCGGAGGACGGCGCCGCCGCGGTACACGCCTCGATGGCCCTCTCGGTGCTGGCCACTGTCCTCCTGTTCATGGCCGGCTCCCGGTGGACCGTGGTCCCGTTTCTCGCGTTCGTCGCGACCGTGGCCGTCGGCTGGATCCGCCGACAGGCCGCGACCGCGAGGGCCCTGACGTTCCTGGCGACGGTGGCGACGGTCGCGGTCCTCGGCCTGATCGTCGCGTTCCTGCTGGCGCGGTCTGTGCCCGCCGTCCGGGCGATGGGGCTGGACCTGGTGACGCGGACCGAGGCGCCGCTGTGGGGCGGCGAGGGCGGCCGGATCTGGTCGCTGGCACCGATGATCGTCGGGACCGCCGTCACCACGGTCATCGCGACGCTGATCGCCGCGCCCCTGGGCGTGGCCGGCGCGGTCTTCGTCAGCGAGATGGCGCCCGGTCGCGTCCGCGAGGTGGTCAAGCCCGGGATCGAACTGCTGGCCGGCATCCCGTCGATCACGTACGGGTTCGTCGGCCTGACCGTCCTCAACCAGTACTTCTACGAGGAGTTCCGGACGCCGACGATCGGCAACCACTTCGCCGCCGGTCTGATGATCGGCGTGATGGCGCTCCCCACGGTCGTCACCGTGGCGGAGGACGCCCTCTCGGCGGTGCCCGACTCGATGAAGCGGGGATCGCTCGCCGTCGGGACCACCGAGTGGCAGACGACGCGGAGCGTCACCGTCCCGGCGGCGCTGTCGGGGGTCTCCGCGGGCGTCCTACTGGGCGTCGGCCGCGCGATGGGCGAGACCATGGCCGCGACGGTGATGCTGTCCCACACGAAGGGGTTCCCGACACCCGTCTTCGACGCCTTCTCGAACTTCGGCGAGACGCTGACGACGGTCATCGCCTTCGAGGGGGGCAACGCGAGCGGGCTGCACATGAGCGCCCTGTTCGCGGCCGGCGTCGTCCTGTTCGTCACGGTGATGGCGCTGAGCGTCGCCTCGCAGTGGATCGAGTGGCGGATGCGGCGGACCCTGGGAGGTGACCGATGA
- a CDS encoding nicotinate phosphoribosyltransferase gives MTEEFDVVGPEAIRAGRATDAYFDRTVETLEHAGKNPRVVAEVTADQFPTGEFEVLAGVKDAATLLAGHDLDVDAVREGRLFDGGPVMRIEGDYLDFCRLETALLGFLSHPTGVATAALEARLAAPDSTVMSFGSRHVHPSIGAMIERSALIGGLDGVSNVAAGEMIGREASGTMPHALMLCFGRGNQEDAWRAFDEAVDESVPRVALADTYSDEADEALRAAEAVDDLDSVRIDTTSSRRGDFRHIIREVRWTLDAAGHEDVGVFASGGLGREELRHLRDVADGFGVGSHVSNADPVDFALDIVEIDGEAVSKRGKLPGRKEVYRTPDGGHHVALTDGEAPEEGEALLEPLLRDGEVVREFDIDEAADRAREDAELVGFRQGDDE, from the coding sequence ATGACCGAGGAGTTCGACGTCGTCGGCCCGGAGGCCATCAGGGCGGGGCGCGCGACTGACGCCTACTTCGACCGGACGGTCGAGACGCTGGAGCACGCGGGGAAGAACCCCCGCGTCGTGGCGGAAGTGACCGCCGACCAGTTCCCCACCGGCGAGTTCGAGGTCCTGGCCGGCGTCAAGGACGCGGCGACCCTCCTGGCCGGACACGACCTCGACGTCGACGCGGTCCGGGAGGGTCGGCTGTTCGACGGCGGCCCGGTGATGCGCATCGAGGGCGACTACCTCGATTTCTGCCGGCTGGAGACCGCGCTGCTGGGCTTCCTCTCGCATCCCACGGGCGTCGCCACGGCCGCGCTGGAGGCCCGGCTGGCCGCGCCCGACTCGACCGTGATGAGCTTCGGCTCCCGACACGTCCACCCCTCAATCGGCGCCATGATCGAGCGGTCGGCCCTGATCGGCGGCCTCGACGGCGTCTCGAACGTCGCCGCCGGCGAGATGATCGGCAGGGAGGCCAGCGGTACCATGCCCCACGCGCTCATGCTGTGCTTCGGACGCGGCAACCAGGAGGACGCGTGGCGGGCCTTCGACGAGGCCGTGGACGAGAGCGTCCCCCGCGTCGCCCTCGCGGACACCTACTCCGACGAGGCCGACGAGGCGCTGCGGGCGGCCGAGGCGGTCGACGACCTCGACAGCGTCCGGATCGACACCACCTCCTCGCGGCGCGGGGACTTCCGGCACATCATCCGGGAGGTCCGCTGGACGCTCGACGCCGCTGGCCACGAGGACGTCGGCGTCTTCGCCAGCGGCGGCCTCGGGCGCGAGGAACTGCGGCACCTGCGGGACGTCGCGGACGGCTTCGGCGTGGGCAGCCACGTTAGCAACGCCGACCCCGTCGACTTCGCGCTGGACATCGTCGAGATCGACGGCGAGGCCGTCTCCAAGCGGGGCAAACTCCCCGGCCGGAAGGAAGTCTACCGGACGCCGGACGGTGGCCACCACGTCGCTCTCACCGACGGCGAGGCGCCCGAGGAGGGCGAGGCGCTGCTCGAGCCCCTGCTTCGCGACGGCGAGGTCGTCCGCGAGTTCGATATCGACGAGGCCGCCGATCGCGCCCGCGAGGACGCCGAACTCGTCGGGTTCAGACAGGGAGACGACGAGTAG
- a CDS encoding HAD-IIA family hydrolase produces MLADRYESFLVDLDGVVHLGDDPVPGAAASVRELRDRGKRVRFVTNNSRSDREALADHLGGFGIDADPEDVVSAGWATAEYASERGVESAYVVGGPGLVGMLESAGIAVRGDDVDVRETEVDAVVVGHDEAVTYDDLERATRLIYHGGADLITANADGWYPTEGGVSPGTGAIVAAIEAATETEATVVGKPEPHLFEMALAGLPEAAVMIGDNPRSDVVGATRAGVDAVLVGDERSVEADGIEPVATVDDLTDLFEADPRES; encoded by the coding sequence ATGCTCGCTGACCGCTACGAGTCGTTTCTCGTCGACCTGGACGGGGTCGTCCACCTCGGCGACGACCCCGTTCCCGGCGCCGCCGCGTCCGTGCGGGAACTGCGTGACCGGGGCAAGCGCGTCCGCTTCGTGACGAACAACTCCCGGTCGGACAGGGAGGCGCTCGCGGACCACCTCGGGGGGTTCGGCATCGACGCCGATCCCGAGGACGTCGTCAGCGCCGGCTGGGCGACCGCCGAGTACGCCAGCGAGCGGGGCGTCGAGTCGGCCTACGTCGTCGGCGGTCCGGGGCTCGTCGGCATGCTCGAATCGGCGGGCATCGCGGTCCGCGGGGACGACGTCGACGTCCGCGAGACCGAGGTGGACGCCGTGGTCGTCGGTCACGACGAGGCGGTCACCTACGACGACCTCGAGCGGGCGACCCGCCTGATCTACCACGGGGGTGCGGACCTGATCACGGCCAACGCCGACGGCTGGTACCCGACCGAGGGCGGCGTCTCGCCCGGGACGGGCGCCATCGTCGCCGCGATCGAGGCCGCGACCGAGACGGAGGCGACCGTCGTCGGGAAGCCGGAGCCCCACCTGTTCGAGATGGCCCTCGCAGGACTCCCCGAGGCGGCGGTGATGATCGGCGACAACCCCCGCTCGGACGTGGTCGGGGCGACGCGGGCCGGCGTCGACGCGGTGCTCGTGGGGGACGAGCGGTCCGTCGAGGCCGACGGGATCGAACCGGTCGCGACCGTCGACGACCTCACGGACCTGTTCGAGGCGGATCCCCGCGAGTCGTAG
- a CDS encoding aldo/keto reductase: MVANESDTFDIGGELTVHRLGFGAMRLTGEDIIGPPDDEDVARDVLRRADEIGVDLIDTADSYGPGVSERLIGETLDADRDDLVVASKAGLLRNTDGDWPTHGDPDYLRNAVLCSLDRLRTDTIDLYQYHRPDPDTDFEEAVSTFAEMKDEGLVEHVGLSNVTVEQLELAEDIVDVATVQNEYNVANREDERVLEACEEKGIGFIPWFPMGGGDLDERADTVEEIAEAHDATSYQVALAWLLQHSDVILPIPGTGSVEHLEENVAASQLELTDDEMARLSE, encoded by the coding sequence ATGGTAGCCAACGAGAGCGACACCTTCGACATCGGCGGCGAACTCACGGTCCACCGGCTCGGTTTCGGCGCGATGCGGCTCACTGGCGAGGACATCATCGGGCCGCCCGACGACGAGGACGTGGCGCGCGACGTCCTCCGGCGGGCCGACGAGATCGGCGTCGACCTGATCGACACGGCCGACTCCTACGGTCCGGGCGTCTCCGAGCGGTTGATCGGCGAGACGCTGGATGCCGACCGCGACGACCTCGTCGTGGCGAGCAAGGCCGGCCTCCTGCGCAACACCGACGGCGACTGGCCGACCCACGGCGACCCCGACTACCTCCGTAACGCCGTCCTCTGCAGCCTCGACCGGCTGCGGACGGACACCATCGATCTCTACCAGTACCACCGGCCCGACCCGGACACCGACTTCGAGGAGGCCGTCTCGACGTTCGCCGAGATGAAGGACGAGGGCCTCGTCGAGCACGTCGGCCTCTCGAACGTCACCGTCGAGCAGCTGGAACTCGCCGAGGACATCGTAGACGTCGCGACCGTCCAGAACGAGTACAACGTCGCCAACCGCGAGGACGAGCGCGTCCTCGAGGCCTGCGAGGAGAAGGGCATCGGCTTCATCCCGTGGTTCCCGATGGGCGGCGGCGACCTCGACGAGCGGGCGGACACGGTCGAGGAGATCGCCGAGGCCCACGACGCTACGTCCTACCAGGTCGCGCTGGCGTGGCTGCTCCAGCACTCCGACGTCATCCTGCCGATCCCGGGCACCGGAAGCGTCGAGCACTTGGAGGAGAACGTCGCCGCCTCGCAACTGGAATTGACTGACGACGAGATGGCGCGGCTGTCCGAGTGA
- a CDS encoding plasmid pRiA4b ORF-3 family protein, with protein sequence MGLDRGHLWFVGIGEDYWNSDGKYQCPQEFDGSQSGSILGAGRDTCDAGETTVSDAVEQLGLDGRDRICYLYDDGDEWRFCAILKEIGDEEPGVRSPEVVDTRG encoded by the coding sequence GTGGGGCTCGACCGGGGACACCTCTGGTTCGTCGGCATCGGGGAAGACTACTGGAACAGCGACGGCAAGTACCAGTGCCCCCAGGAGTTCGACGGTTCACAGAGCGGGTCGATACTGGGAGCCGGGAGAGATACGTGCGATGCCGGTGAGACGACGGTCAGCGATGCCGTCGAGCAGCTGGGTCTCGACGGGCGCGACCGGATCTGCTATCTGTACGACGACGGGGACGAGTGGCGCTTCTGCGCGATTCTCAAGGAGATCGGCGACGAGGAACCGGGCGTGAGAAGCCCCGAAGTAGTCGATACGAGAGGGTGA
- a CDS encoding phosphate uptake regulator PhoU: METRKVQEVGGGTYTVSLPKEWAESEGVAAGSVVDLHAHIGGLLVIQARDRDQGSADPVRVPVRGEDPDWVEQALRAAYAAGTDAVAFESPEGVADDQRRRIERVARDLAGATVAEASGARIVVRTPLDASEVSVRQSVRQLSFVALSMHRDATAALIGEGTPEPAHRDRQADRLCGLVERHVERALGRLDEVDALGLTRPELFALWGTARELERVADHAERIRATAAEIGEPAGPTLREDLADLAEAARRIVDDATTAAAGDHDVDAASEALSRRDDVRERARELDRRLLASEADGRYLRVLDRLRRTAEHGGNVAERALRTAVRRGDLAEASGVDAAADSPADAGG; this comes from the coding sequence ATGGAGACGCGCAAGGTCCAGGAGGTCGGCGGCGGCACCTACACGGTCTCGCTCCCCAAGGAGTGGGCCGAGAGCGAGGGAGTCGCGGCCGGCAGCGTCGTCGACCTCCACGCGCACATCGGCGGGCTGCTCGTGATCCAGGCGCGCGACCGGGACCAGGGATCCGCCGACCCGGTCCGCGTCCCGGTCCGCGGCGAGGACCCCGACTGGGTCGAGCAGGCGCTGCGCGCGGCCTACGCCGCGGGCACCGACGCCGTGGCGTTCGAGTCGCCGGAGGGAGTGGCCGACGACCAGCGGCGGCGGATCGAACGCGTCGCCCGGGACCTGGCGGGCGCCACGGTCGCCGAGGCGTCGGGGGCCCGGATCGTCGTCCGGACGCCGCTGGACGCCTCTGAAGTATCGGTCCGCCAGTCGGTCCGCCAGCTGTCGTTCGTCGCGCTGTCGATGCACCGCGACGCGACGGCGGCGCTGATCGGCGAGGGGACGCCAGAGCCGGCCCACCGCGACCGCCAGGCCGACCGGCTCTGCGGGCTGGTCGAGCGCCACGTCGAGCGGGCGCTCGGACGGCTCGACGAGGTCGACGCCCTCGGCCTGACCCGGCCGGAGCTGTTCGCCCTGTGGGGCACCGCCCGGGAACTGGAGCGGGTCGCCGACCACGCCGAGCGGATCCGGGCGACCGCCGCGGAGATCGGCGAGCCAGCGGGCCCGACGCTGCGCGAGGACCTCGCCGACCTCGCCGAGGCGGCCCGGCGGATCGTCGACGACGCGACGACCGCCGCCGCCGGCGACCACGACGTCGACGCCGCCAGCGAGGCCCTGTCGCGGCGCGACGACGTCCGCGAGCGCGCCCGGGAGCTGGACCGCCGGCTGCTGGCTTCGGAGGCCGACGGCCGGTACCTCCGGGTCCTCGACCGCCTCCGCCGGACGGCCGAGCACGGCGGCAACGTCGCCGAGCGCGCGCTGCGGACCGCGGTCCGACGGGGCGACCTGGCCGAGGCGAGCGGGGTCGACGCGGCCGCCGACTCGCCGGCCGACGCCGGCGGGTGA
- a CDS encoding substrate-binding domain-containing protein: MARDSERPSGLVSRRKFIATTGALGAGTVAGCSGQSDGSSDATEDGGSTASGDGGDAGGGTESGGSGGTDTSVLTADGSSTVFPITNTGASYWNSNPEAGDGDYWPESWASEEYDTDMRLADFFAQQYGYEPTGERSNPPLRASVALSHSGTGIEGVMEGRVDIGDASASAAAELSDADQSTLDDFVDHVVGVDGQPIVVSREVRDAGVEQITLAELEGIYRQEITNWSEVGGPDREILALGRAEGSGTDTAFRQNVYGDPDASISPDQRYGQNQQLQQAIGQADNAISYIALAFVEPDGATPPVGLEIDGTLYEYGKNLGAQEYPLSRDLHAYTWQDTSRKEAAFINFLLSDFGQETFVRGNDYFALPDDRLQTEREKVAPSNYE; the protein is encoded by the coding sequence ATGGCACGCGACAGCGAGCGGCCGTCCGGCCTGGTATCGCGGCGAAAGTTCATCGCGACGACCGGTGCTCTCGGCGCCGGCACAGTGGCGGGGTGTTCCGGACAGAGCGACGGGAGCAGCGACGCAACGGAGGACGGCGGTTCGACGGCGTCCGGCGACGGCGGTGACGCCGGCGGCGGGACCGAGAGCGGTGGATCCGGCGGGACGGACACGAGCGTCCTGACCGCCGACGGTTCGTCGACGGTGTTCCCAATCACGAACACGGGCGCGAGCTACTGGAACTCCAACCCCGAGGCCGGCGACGGGGACTACTGGCCGGAGTCGTGGGCCAGCGAGGAGTACGACACCGACATGCGCCTGGCGGACTTCTTCGCCCAGCAGTACGGCTACGAGCCGACCGGCGAGCGCTCGAACCCGCCGTTGCGGGCGAGCGTCGCCCTCTCGCACTCCGGGACCGGCATCGAGGGCGTCATGGAGGGGCGAGTCGACATCGGCGACGCCTCCGCCAGTGCCGCCGCCGAGCTGTCCGACGCCGACCAGAGCACCCTCGATGACTTCGTCGACCACGTCGTCGGCGTCGACGGCCAGCCCATCGTCGTCAGCCGGGAAGTCCGGGACGCCGGCGTCGAGCAGATCACGCTGGCGGAACTCGAGGGGATCTACCGGCAGGAGATCACCAACTGGAGCGAGGTCGGCGGCCCGGACCGCGAGATCCTCGCGCTCGGGCGGGCCGAGGGCTCCGGGACCGACACCGCGTTCCGGCAGAACGTCTACGGCGATCCAGACGCCTCGATCAGCCCGGACCAGCGCTACGGCCAGAACCAGCAGCTCCAGCAGGCGATCGGCCAGGCCGACAACGCCATCTCCTACATCGCGCTGGCGTTCGTCGAGCCCGACGGCGCGACTCCGCCGGTCGGCCTGGAGATCGACGGCACGCTCTACGAGTACGGGAAGAACCTGGGTGCCCAGGAGTACCCGCTGTCCCGCGACCTCCACGCCTACACGTGGCAGGACACCTCGCGCAAGGAGGCGGCGTTCATCAACTTCCTGCTGAGCGACTTCGGCCAGGAGACGTTCGTCCGCGGGAACGACTACTTCGCACTGCCCGACGACAGGCTCCAGACCGAGCGCGAGAAGGTCGCGCCCTCGAACTACGAGTAA
- the pstB gene encoding phosphate ABC transporter ATP-binding protein PstB encodes MSNAAIDATQNSQRTTDGESEETVRQEWREYDFDGDAKLAVEDLDVHYGDEQALQGVSLEIPEESVTALIGPSGCGKSTFLRSLNRMNDRIGSARVEGSVALDGRELYQDGVDLVELRKRVGMVFQAPNPFPKSIRDNVAYGPRKHGEIDTGLLARLLGRDDCGAEDELVEDALRRAALWDEVSDRLDDNALGLSGGQQQRLCIARALATDPDVLLMDEPASALDPIATAKVEDLIEELSEDYTVVVVTHNMQQAARISDQTAVFLTGGNLVEYGDTDQIFENPESQRVDDYITGKFG; translated from the coding sequence ATGAGTAACGCTGCGATCGACGCGACGCAGAACAGCCAGCGAACGACCGACGGGGAGAGCGAGGAGACGGTTCGGCAGGAGTGGCGCGAGTACGACTTCGACGGCGACGCGAAGCTCGCCGTCGAGGACCTGGACGTCCACTACGGCGACGAGCAGGCCCTGCAGGGGGTCTCGCTGGAGATCCCCGAGGAGAGCGTGACGGCGCTGATCGGCCCGTCGGGTTGTGGCAAGTCGACGTTCTTGCGCTCTCTCAACCGGATGAACGACCGCATCGGGAGCGCCCGCGTGGAGGGGTCGGTCGCGCTCGACGGGCGGGAGCTCTACCAGGACGGCGTCGACCTGGTCGAACTGCGCAAGCGCGTGGGGATGGTGTTCCAGGCGCCCAACCCCTTCCCCAAGTCGATCCGGGACAACGTCGCCTACGGCCCGCGCAAGCACGGCGAGATCGACACCGGCCTGCTCGCTCGACTGCTCGGCCGCGACGACTGCGGGGCGGAGGACGAACTCGTGGAGGACGCCCTGAGGCGGGCCGCGCTGTGGGACGAGGTGAGCGACCGGCTGGACGACAACGCGCTGGGCCTGTCGGGCGGCCAGCAACAGCGGCTCTGCATCGCCCGCGCGCTGGCGACCGACCCCGACGTGCTCCTGATGGACGAGCCTGCCTCGGCGCTGGACCCCATCGCCACCGCGAAGGTCGAGGACCTCATCGAGGAACTGTCCGAGGACTACACCGTCGTCGTCGTCACCCACAACATGCAACAGGCCGCGCGCATCTCCGACCAGACCGCCGTGTTCCTCACCGGCGGCAACCTCGTCGAGTACGGCGACACCGACCAGATCTTCGAGAACCCCGAGAGCCAGCGCGTCGACGACTACATCACCGGCAAGTTCGGGTGA